From the Pseudorasbora parva isolate DD20220531a chromosome 2, ASM2467924v1, whole genome shotgun sequence genome, the window AGTGGTTTTCAAGATGTATTTTCTGAtcaaaactctttccacactgtgtGCATGTGTAGAATTTCTTTCCGGAGTGAATTGCCAAGTGGTCTTTAAAATGTCCATTATgattgaaactctttccacactgttggcagatgtaaggcttctctccagagtGGATTCTCATGTGGGCTTTAAGGTTTCCTTTTCTATTGAAACTtgttccacactgttggcaggtgcaAGGATTCCTCCCAGAGTGAATTACATTGTGCTTTTCAAGATGTATTTTCTgattgaaactctttccacacagtTGGCAgatgtaaggcttctctccagagtGGATTCTCATGTGGCATTTAAGGTTTCCTTCTCTATTGAAACTCGttccacactgagggcaggTGTAAGGATTCTCTTCAGAGTGAATTCTCTTGTGGTTTTCAAGATGTACTTTCTGATtgtaactctttccacactgatggcaggtgtaaggcttctctccagagtGGATTCTCATGTGTCTGTTTAGGTTTCCTTCTCtattgaaactctttccacactgatggcaggtgtaaggcttctctccactATGAATTATCATGTGACTGATAAGGCTTCCTTTAcaagtgaaactctttccacactgttggcagataAAATTACTTCCAGTTCCAGGCATTTGAGCTATTTTTCGCGAAGAAGTGTTTTCAGTCTGCGAGCGACTAAACGTTTTTTCTCCAGTAATGAAATCATGATTGTTATATTGATCTTCATTGATCAGTCCTTGTATATTGACTTTACTCTCCTCTTTCAGTGCCATCAAGTCTaaagcaaaaaaagaaagaaagaagttaATGCCAAATACATGTTAAGCATCAAAACCAACTGCAAGCAAAAAAGCACAgcagaacaaaataaaaatgatatatataaaaaaacttgacaattttgattcattttatAATTTTCCAGAGAAACAGTATTTGTGAAGAATTCCCAGCATTGTATAGAAATGGTGTGTTGAAGTTTCAAATTACCTATTTTTGCCATGTGATTGTGTAACAACGTAAAACAATGACAAATGTCTCTGAAACCCAAAATTATGTGGAATTgcacaaaaatgcatttttgaagGCTGCAATTCTATGTAGTTTTGTATTTAAGCTATGAATATTTCTACAGGAAGTACATATAGTGGGTTCATGGGAAAAATCCCATTCAAATGAATTGCCATTGTACGCATACTGCCCCAGATGGACCGTAGGGTGAATTTGGATCCACTTTGCCCTTTAGTTAATGGGGTATTGGGATGTTTCTGCTTACCCCACCTTCCGTGCCTCTCAAACTGCTGACCCCAGAATAAGGGGGTAATGGACACCTGTAGGGGGCTGACACTTGTCTGCTGACCTCCACCCTCATCCCTGGGACCTTTTATTTGTCCATTTCAGATAATTTTTTGGGGGTCAAACGGGGTAGTTTCTCCCAGCAATGCACTACTTGTCCATTTTTCCTTTGAGTGAATTGGTGGGCCTCTTACTTGAGGGCCTTTACTGCCATGTACCATCTATTTGTCCATCTCTCTACTGGGCACATGGGGCCACGGGCCCCTTCCCACAAACCCACTATTTGTCCGCTTCCCTACTATTTTGGCGGAATGACCCATCGACCCCCAATGACCGTTCGCCCCACTTCCACGCCTTCCGGGACCGCCCCCCCTGAGTACTGCAAAATCATCATTTGTCCACTTCCCTACTATAGTGATGGAATGGATCTTTGACCCCAATGTTCAGTCCCCCAACCTACCGGGACCCCGCCCCAGTCCCACTAACCCACTATTTGTCCGCTTACCTACTAAGTTTACAAAAAGCTTTTCTTCATGTTCTGAGGGCAAATGGCAGTTTGGGTGGACCTACGGATGCACACCGACACACCCAACCCGGCCGTTTTACGACATCCAGTGTAAAGTCGCTCAGAGTGACTGACAGTGTATTGTGaattgtttcatctctcttaaaggaagaaggaaaaaatgagaacgtcggcgcttttatcagccgtgggttaaagaaaacatagcctaactacgaaactaaataggccTAAGTacgtttaggcctaaacattagtctgtaatattattattttaatttatatgttgattatgaaaagtgagcagcatgagtaagaatcgcaatatgtttgagacctggggagtcacatgattttgatcacttcaagttttattttctagaaaatcttaattttttttttagttttgtataaattgtatttttattttgatagaTGTTTCATCAATTAATTGCCTGTTTATTAGATAAGGATTGACGTGCGTAGCTGGCCTGTTTCCTCTGCCATTGAGTAAGGCTGAAACTATAGGCTAGCTCTTTCtgctttaatacatttcttgaaaatatgtcttaattacagtatatatagcctgtagtccttattaggagaaaatatgtcctt encodes:
- the LOC137047901 gene encoding gastrula zinc finger protein XlCGF57.1-like, translating into MQDKHTEKLSAKRLRHTIIKMEFIKEESEDVKIEETLRVKDEETEEHTDLMALKEESKVNIQGLINEDQYNNHDFITGEKTFSRSQTENTSSRKIAQMPGTGSNFICQQCGKSFTCKGSLISHMIIHSGEKPYTCHQCGKSFNREGNLNRHMRIHSGEKPYTCHQCGKSYNQKVHLENHKRIHSEENPYTCPQCGTSFNREGNLKCHMRIHSGEKPYICQLCGKSFNQKIHLEKHNVIHSGRNPCTCQQCGTSFNRKGNLKAHMRIHSGEKPYICQQCGKSFNHNGHFKDHLAIHSGKKFYTCTQCGKSFDQKIHLENHLRIHSGEGPYTCLQCGKSFSFKGNFEDHLAVHSGEKPHTCPQCGKSFNLKGHLKKHLKIHSGEKPDLEWSE